A stretch of the Halorussus salinus genome encodes the following:
- a CDS encoding DUF5059 domain-containing protein, which produces MATNRRDLLKAGSALLAGVSLAGCGGRLEEGTSTTTSRVTVTTDAEETTTTGGDPPSAAELAVAAEWNVYRAMAHDALALGLAGEFDAAATVAGDTFEKFEKASGEWGAHEALESTGKEYYEEFEEALGQLRERAGGENVEEMRVETGLVSEHLSAAQTARAGTANAHALDLLALGSRASTAAALAGAEKFDAAATVAGDAYAAFEEADAHAALEEADGESYDAFETALEDAQKAAKNGRPKRVREQASAALDAAATGAYAVADGEEAAGAGYIAAMQARGYDAGALSSLGGPSTDFAHAAALNVYRARAYDAAWLTARGRSDRAKAVAQDTFAHFEGAKSHEALEEADGEAYKGFEAGLKDLASAAGNGDAEAARKAADAVERHLRAGISALATPTEAAMLQAAFFRARFGDARELYALGDGAAAASVAQGLFERFEKDHLGFHEALESASEDLYEGFEHEHLQKGLIPAFESGNDEEVETHFAGVNDALFEFETKVGSTARVSAAESGLMSARVFDAAALSALGRSSRARSVVQSAFQHFEEGAGGFHEALEGADRELYESFESRLNAVGGAASGSGDAYARAKEFDADAVAGIYAVVANAGGDFGGAAASVARDAFAGFEEARVHEMLEEADRETYESFESKLNELVGALDDGTGVSGALGAFARASVRAEFAVAGAPEKAPVGEGGGESGGESEKQLEGGPNVVTGVPDDADHVVDMTAVAFEPAELTVKKGDTVAFEHVGGEPHSVTADDEKIPDGADYWASGGFDSQEKAVKGWESGRGAVQSGQSYVHTFETKGTHEYYCIPHEAAGMVGTIVVE; this is translated from the coding sequence ATGGCGACGAACCGACGCGACCTGTTGAAAGCGGGAAGCGCACTGCTCGCAGGCGTCTCGCTGGCTGGCTGTGGGGGACGGCTCGAAGAAGGTACTAGCACGACGACCTCTCGGGTGACCGTGACGACCGACGCCGAGGAGACGACCACGACCGGCGGTGACCCGCCGAGTGCCGCCGAACTCGCGGTCGCGGCCGAGTGGAACGTCTACCGGGCGATGGCCCACGACGCGCTCGCGCTCGGTCTCGCCGGAGAGTTCGACGCCGCGGCCACCGTCGCGGGCGACACCTTCGAGAAGTTCGAGAAAGCCTCCGGCGAGTGGGGTGCCCACGAAGCCCTCGAATCGACCGGCAAGGAGTACTACGAGGAGTTCGAGGAAGCCCTCGGCCAACTCCGGGAGCGCGCCGGGGGCGAGAACGTCGAGGAGATGCGCGTCGAGACGGGTCTCGTCTCCGAACACCTCTCGGCGGCCCAGACGGCGCGGGCGGGAACGGCGAACGCCCACGCGCTGGACCTGCTGGCGCTCGGGTCGCGGGCCTCGACCGCCGCCGCGCTCGCGGGTGCCGAGAAGTTCGACGCGGCCGCGACGGTGGCCGGTGACGCCTACGCGGCCTTCGAGGAGGCCGACGCCCACGCTGCGCTCGAAGAGGCCGACGGGGAGAGCTACGACGCCTTCGAGACGGCGCTCGAAGACGCGCAGAAAGCGGCGAAGAACGGAAGGCCGAAGCGAGTCCGCGAGCAGGCCAGCGCCGCGCTCGACGCCGCGGCGACCGGAGCCTACGCCGTGGCCGACGGCGAGGAGGCGGCCGGTGCGGGCTACATCGCGGCGATGCAGGCCCGCGGCTACGACGCCGGGGCGCTCTCGTCGCTTGGCGGTCCCTCGACGGACTTCGCCCACGCCGCCGCCCTGAACGTCTACCGGGCGCGAGCCTACGACGCGGCGTGGCTGACCGCCCGCGGGCGGTCCGACCGCGCGAAGGCGGTCGCGCAGGACACCTTCGCGCACTTCGAGGGCGCGAAGTCCCACGAAGCACTCGAGGAGGCCGACGGCGAGGCCTACAAGGGCTTCGAGGCCGGGCTGAAGGACCTCGCCAGCGCGGCCGGGAACGGCGACGCGGAGGCCGCCCGGAAGGCCGCCGATGCCGTCGAAAGGCACCTCCGCGCGGGCATCTCGGCGCTCGCCACCCCGACCGAGGCCGCGATGCTACAGGCCGCCTTCTTCCGCGCGCGGTTCGGCGACGCCCGCGAACTGTACGCGCTCGGCGACGGCGCGGCCGCCGCGAGCGTCGCGCAGGGTCTCTTCGAGCGGTTCGAGAAGGACCACCTCGGTTTCCACGAGGCGCTGGAGAGCGCGAGCGAAGACCTCTACGAGGGCTTCGAACACGAACACCTTCAGAAAGGGTTGATTCCGGCCTTCGAGAGCGGGAACGACGAGGAGGTCGAAACCCACTTCGCTGGCGTGAACGACGCGCTGTTCGAGTTCGAGACGAAGGTTGGTTCGACCGCGCGGGTCAGCGCGGCCGAGAGCGGACTGATGAGCGCCCGCGTGTTCGACGCCGCGGCGCTCTCGGCGCTCGGGCGGTCGAGTCGCGCCCGGTCGGTCGTCCAGTCGGCCTTCCAGCACTTCGAGGAGGGCGCGGGCGGCTTCCACGAAGCACTCGAAGGGGCCGACCGCGAGCTGTACGAGTCCTTCGAGAGCAGACTGAACGCGGTCGGCGGTGCGGCCAGCGGGTCGGGCGACGCCTACGCGAGAGCCAAGGAGTTCGACGCCGACGCGGTGGCCGGAATCTACGCGGTCGTCGCAAACGCGGGCGGGGACTTCGGCGGCGCGGCCGCGAGCGTCGCGCGGGACGCCTTCGCCGGGTTCGAGGAGGCGAGAGTTCACGAGATGCTGGAGGAGGCCGACCGGGAGACCTACGAGAGCTTCGAGAGCAAGCTGAACGAACTCGTCGGCGCGCTGGACGACGGAACCGGCGTCTCGGGCGCGCTCGGAGCGTTCGCCCGCGCGTCGGTCCGCGCGGAGTTCGCCGTGGCCGGAGCGCCCGAGAAGGCCCCGGTCGGCGAGGGCGGCGGGGAGTCCGGGGGCGAGTCCGAGAAGCAACTCGAAGGCGGTCCGAACGTCGTGACGGGCGTGCCTGACGACGCCGACCACGTGGTGGACATGACGGCCGTCGCGTTCGAGCCAGCCGAACTGACCGTGAAGAAGGGCGACACGGTGGCCTTCGAACACGTCGGCGGCGAACCCCACTCCGTCACGGCCGACGACGAGAAGATACCCGACGGCGCGGACTACTGGGCGTCCGGCGGCTTCGACTCCCAAGAGAAGGCCGTGAAGGGCTGGGAGAGTGGGAGAGGCGCGGTCCAGTCCGGCCAGTCGTACGTCCACACCTTCGAGACGAAGGGGACTCACGAGTACTACTGCATCCCCCACGAGGCCGCGGGGATGGTCGGCACAATCGTCGTAGAGTAG
- a CDS encoding DHH family phosphoesterase, with protein sequence MQLPVVPELRVREVVRAAETYGLSSPELAGAAALGAIALVASLWLVVRWIRRPMGAKLKRALAKRDEVAILMHPNPDPDAMACAIGVAHLASEVGTDASLQFAGQIRHQQNRAFRTVLDLDFEQIDHVRELACEEVVLVDHNTPRGFEEAERLEPYAVVDHHPGNGTGERFTDQRTDYGACATIVAEYLEDVGGTPVAPDDDPGDVDGMTVPPEISTGLLYGVQSDTKHLTNGCTGAEFEAAAYLYEGVDEDLLDRIANPQVSAEVLEVKSRAISQRDVRGSFAVSDVGRVNNVDAIPQAADELLQLEGVTAVVVYGRRDETVHVSGRSRDDRVHMGKALETVADDVPGASAGGHARMGGGQVPVDGAVYANGGEAAMWSQAELADDVFAALNGDV encoded by the coding sequence ATGCAACTGCCGGTCGTCCCGGAACTCCGGGTTCGGGAAGTCGTACGGGCCGCCGAGACGTACGGCCTGAGTTCGCCCGAACTCGCGGGGGCCGCCGCGCTCGGAGCGATAGCGTTGGTCGCGTCGCTGTGGCTGGTCGTCCGCTGGATTCGGCGGCCGATGGGTGCCAAGCTCAAGCGCGCGCTGGCCAAGCGCGACGAGGTTGCAATCCTGATGCACCCCAATCCGGACCCGGACGCGATGGCCTGCGCCATCGGGGTCGCGCACTTGGCCAGCGAGGTCGGCACCGACGCGAGTCTCCAGTTCGCAGGCCAGATTCGCCACCAGCAGAACCGCGCGTTCCGGACCGTCCTCGACCTCGACTTCGAGCAGATAGACCACGTGCGGGAACTGGCCTGCGAGGAGGTCGTCTTGGTGGACCACAACACGCCGCGGGGCTTCGAGGAGGCCGAGCGACTCGAACCCTACGCGGTCGTTGACCACCACCCCGGAAACGGGACCGGCGAGCGGTTCACCGACCAGCGCACCGACTACGGGGCCTGCGCGACAATCGTCGCCGAATACCTCGAAGACGTGGGCGGGACGCCGGTCGCTCCCGACGACGACCCCGGCGACGTGGACGGCATGACGGTTCCCCCGGAAATCTCGACGGGCCTGCTCTACGGCGTCCAGAGCGACACCAAGCACCTCACCAACGGCTGTACCGGCGCGGAGTTCGAGGCCGCGGCGTACCTCTACGAGGGAGTGGACGAGGACCTGCTGGACCGCATCGCCAACCCGCAGGTCAGCGCCGAGGTGCTGGAAGTCAAGTCCCGCGCCATCTCCCAGCGCGACGTTCGCGGGTCGTTCGCGGTCAGCGACGTGGGCCGAGTGAACAACGTCGATGCCATCCCGCAGGCCGCCGACGAACTCCTCCAGTTGGAGGGCGTGACCGCGGTGGTCGTCTACGGGCGGCGCGACGAGACGGTCCACGTCTCCGGCCGGTCGCGCGACGACCGGGTCCACATGGGGAAGGCGCTCGAAACCGTCGCCGACGACGTTCCCGGCGCGAGCGCGGGCGGCCACGCTCGCATGGGCGGCGGACAGGTCCCGGTAGACGGCGCGGTCTACGCCAACGGCGGGGAGGCCGCGATGTGGTCCCAAGCCGAACTCGCCGACGACGTGTTCGCCGCGCTCAACGGCGACGTGTAG
- a CDS encoding SDR family oxidoreductase, translating into MNVAILGCGYVGLELGRQLTAAGHRAVGVRRSEEGLAEIEDAGFEAVQADVTDADSLAAVPDADALVFAASSGGRDAAAAREVYVEGLHTAIEEFGERDDPPERLVYTSSTGVYGDHGGDWVDEETPLDPQTDKTEVLAEAERVALEASADRGIDGTVARLAGIYGPGRTRLERYLEGPVTEGYLNMIHRDDAAGAVRFLLDEDRARGEVVLVVDDEPVSKWELADWLADECGEPAPPKQTTDERLADDDLSERVERRILTSKRCDNAKLRDLGYEFSYPTYREGYRAEIDAYRNQSV; encoded by the coding sequence ATGAACGTAGCGATACTCGGATGCGGCTACGTCGGTCTCGAACTCGGTCGCCAACTGACCGCCGCGGGCCACCGCGCGGTGGGCGTCCGGCGCTCCGAGGAGGGCCTCGCCGAAATCGAAGACGCGGGCTTCGAGGCGGTGCAGGCCGACGTGACCGACGCCGATTCGCTGGCCGCGGTGCCCGACGCCGACGCCCTCGTCTTCGCGGCGAGTTCCGGCGGGCGCGACGCGGCGGCCGCCCGCGAGGTGTACGTGGAGGGGTTACACACCGCTATCGAAGAGTTCGGCGAGCGAGACGACCCGCCGGAACGACTGGTCTACACGTCCAGCACGGGCGTCTACGGCGACCACGGCGGCGACTGGGTGGACGAGGAGACTCCGCTGGACCCCCAGACCGACAAGACCGAAGTGTTGGCCGAGGCCGAGCGCGTGGCCCTCGAAGCGAGCGCGGACCGCGGCATCGACGGCACCGTCGCGCGCCTCGCCGGAATCTACGGGCCGGGCCGGACCCGACTGGAGCGGTATCTGGAGGGACCGGTCACGGAGGGGTATCTGAACATGATTCACCGCGACGACGCCGCGGGCGCGGTCCGGTTCCTCTTGGATGAGGACCGCGCCCGCGGCGAAGTCGTGCTGGTCGTGGACGACGAACCGGTCTCGAAGTGGGAGTTGGCCGACTGGCTCGCCGACGAGTGCGGCGAACCCGCCCCGCCAAAGCAGACCACCGACGAGCGACTGGCCGACGACGACCTCTCCGAGCGCGTCGAGCGCCGGATTCTGACCAGCAAGCGATGCGACAACGCGAAGTTGCGGGACCTCGGCTACGAGTTCAGCTACCCGACCTATCGGGAGGGTTACCGGGCCGAAATCGACGCGTACCGGAACCAATCGGTGTAG
- a CDS encoding DUF5791 family protein: MIYDDIEEPDATSPETLREEYVADLAAIVETHGVESVADETGVDRATVEALADEESGVADELTLEDAAAISALADEAPPADAIVAEIRDTLLMGMTTAVLDVDTIAAEIDAEMDGKQVHQKVEGRSPMTLAEYATLHHFIASRQR; the protein is encoded by the coding sequence ATGATTTACGACGACATCGAGGAGCCCGATGCCACGTCGCCCGAAACCCTCCGCGAGGAGTACGTCGCCGACCTCGCGGCCATCGTCGAGACCCACGGCGTCGAATCGGTCGCCGACGAGACGGGCGTGGACCGCGCCACCGTCGAGGCGCTGGCCGACGAGGAGTCCGGCGTCGCCGACGAACTGACCTTGGAGGACGCGGCCGCCATTTCGGCGCTAGCCGACGAGGCTCCTCCGGCCGACGCCATCGTCGCGGAAATTCGGGACACCCTGCTGATGGGGATGACGACGGCGGTCCTCGACGTGGACACCATCGCGGCCGAAATTGACGCCGAGATGGACGGCAAGCAGGTTCACCAGAAGGTCGAGGGGCGCTCGCCGATGACGCTCGCGGAGTACGCGACGCTCCACCACTTCATCGCGAGTCGTCAGCGATAG
- a CDS encoding DUF7286 family protein, which translates to MRLAEDRRGRVPFALVGVLLLVGSAALSASLAGGPAPRTDDSVGVAVERATAATNSALRGAVAEAGREAASAPVTLPANSTAGRALNSSTPFRDALRIRIYLAAREALGEVSVRTGGGDAGRVRAAVSLPPIRNASDLRAAKRRVEIEPAGGENESRSAENAGLRVRIRNVSVTATRGGRVVARERLAPELVVATPALALHERTERFESRLNRGPLAPGLGQRLTARLYAITWARGYAQYGGAPVENVLANRHVELAANGALLREQRAAFGRSDPRARRAVAWATARVGATDLLTAANARRGSARTDQLLAAAKDYQKRNPMPGGATSRNLSERSRAGRKTFRVGVNRTADRAFAALVTGANGTDLAGVLRSAYAAEARLVAAVRESEGRSETRPAPESPGANWTLRSTEVRTETAVERSAGDAAGNDLSLGTPEEYHLLDSEPRRVVRTHALVAEWVRERDRNETRRGNETTRGTAADTRRTVQRWTDEFVVRVGVAGSHRVNSEVAPSRPVSGVHERGGALDGPNFRSLARRATDAVVETRGGFDALARRAVDGTLDTRPESVVGRRATGLRRWVYRDLAALRERVRNLSVTVARNRAVGGEPPTADLARAVRSQRADLLDAPARYDGVADRARVAARAAYLGRLLGRLDARAERESQTRQGLSGALGDAGVSLDRARKILRARTTPESPPPRPLPADGPGRSLNLSVAGAPPYLTLAGLDHEEVAAIPAEGETHPLAARNENVFAVPYGDAAESVAAAVVGDGGAGETDLRTAALALRAANRTVAETGNESVADETNRSLVRRRDALRGALAASMRDLRREVVAGMALSRFDLTERERRAAVRSGLARWNTTAGRALAVANGSAGRAIAAALVRERPALGRPDRRDWVRLRAELAVESARGSVAEIPRETVNETASVTRQVAQTALKQAVTTGLANATELASERWFGEVLGAVPAGLPVAPVPGYWYATLNVWSVDVRGKYARFAVAAPQGPPGESAVYVREAGQVRVDWDGDGERELLGRTTPVAFETETVVVVVVPPGPPGVGDRDGNRDETSPGWS; encoded by the coding sequence GTGAGACTGGCCGAGGACCGGCGCGGCCGGGTCCCCTTCGCGCTCGTCGGCGTCCTCCTGCTGGTCGGGAGCGCGGCCCTCAGCGCCTCGCTGGCGGGTGGTCCGGCTCCTCGGACCGACGATTCGGTCGGGGTGGCGGTCGAGCGCGCGACGGCCGCGACGAACAGCGCGCTCCGCGGCGCGGTCGCCGAGGCCGGACGGGAGGCCGCGAGCGCCCCGGTGACGCTCCCGGCGAACTCCACGGCGGGCCGCGCGCTGAACTCCTCGACGCCGTTCCGCGACGCGCTCCGAATCCGAATCTATCTGGCGGCGCGCGAGGCGCTGGGCGAGGTCTCGGTCCGGACCGGCGGTGGCGACGCCGGGCGAGTCCGGGCCGCGGTCTCGCTCCCGCCGATACGCAACGCCTCGGACCTCCGGGCGGCCAAGCGCCGCGTCGAAATCGAACCGGCGGGCGGAGAGAACGAATCCCGGAGCGCCGAGAACGCCGGGTTGCGCGTCCGCATCCGGAACGTCTCGGTCACTGCGACGCGAGGAGGTCGCGTCGTCGCACGCGAGCGACTCGCGCCCGAGTTGGTCGTGGCGACGCCCGCGCTGGCGCTCCACGAGCGCACCGAACGTTTCGAGTCGCGGCTGAATCGCGGCCCGCTCGCGCCCGGTCTCGGCCAGCGACTCACCGCGCGACTCTACGCGATAACGTGGGCGCGGGGCTACGCCCAGTACGGCGGCGCGCCCGTCGAGAACGTGCTGGCGAACCGCCACGTCGAACTCGCCGCGAACGGCGCGCTCCTGCGCGAACAGCGGGCGGCGTTCGGCCGGAGCGACCCGCGAGCGCGCCGGGCGGTCGCGTGGGCGACCGCCCGCGTTGGCGCGACCGACCTGCTCACCGCGGCGAACGCCCGGAGAGGGTCGGCCCGAACCGACCAACTCCTCGCCGCCGCGAAGGACTACCAGAAGCGCAATCCGATGCCCGGCGGCGCGACGAGCAGGAATCTGAGCGAGCGGTCGCGCGCCGGTCGGAAGACGTTCCGGGTCGGCGTGAACCGGACCGCGGACCGCGCGTTCGCGGCGCTCGTGACCGGCGCGAACGGGACCGACCTCGCTGGCGTCCTGCGGTCGGCGTACGCCGCGGAGGCACGTCTCGTCGCCGCGGTCCGCGAGAGTGAGGGCAGGAGCGAAACCCGCCCCGCGCCGGAGTCGCCGGGCGCGAACTGGACGCTCCGCAGTACTGAGGTCCGGACGGAGACGGCAGTCGAGCGGTCGGCGGGCGACGCGGCCGGGAACGACCTCTCGCTCGGCACGCCCGAGGAGTACCACCTCCTCGACAGTGAGCCGCGCCGGGTCGTCCGGACACACGCGCTGGTCGCCGAGTGGGTCCGCGAGCGCGACCGAAACGAGACGAGACGCGGGAACGAGACGACTCGCGGGACCGCCGCCGACACGCGCCGGACCGTCCAACGTTGGACCGACGAGTTCGTCGTGCGCGTCGGCGTGGCGGGAAGCCACCGGGTGAACAGCGAGGTTGCGCCGTCGCGCCCCGTCTCGGGCGTCCACGAGCGCGGCGGCGCGCTCGACGGGCCGAACTTCCGGAGTCTGGCCCGGCGGGCGACCGACGCGGTGGTCGAGACGCGGGGCGGGTTCGACGCGTTGGCGCGGCGGGCGGTCGATGGAACGCTGGACACGCGGCCCGAGTCGGTCGTCGGGCGACGGGCGACGGGTCTCCGGCGGTGGGTCTACCGGGACCTCGCCGCCCTGCGCGAGCGCGTCCGGAACCTCTCGGTGACGGTCGCTCGGAACCGGGCCGTCGGCGGGGAGCCGCCGACCGCCGACCTCGCTCGCGCAGTCCGGAGTCAGCGGGCGGACCTCCTCGACGCTCCCGCCCGCTACGACGGCGTGGCCGACCGGGCGCGGGTCGCGGCACGGGCGGCGTATCTCGGGAGACTCCTCGGGCGGTTGGACGCGCGGGCGGAGCGGGAGTCGCAAACGCGGCAGGGGCTTTCGGGTGCGCTCGGCGACGCTGGCGTGTCGCTCGACCGCGCCCGGAAGATTCTGCGCGCTCGGACGACGCCCGAGTCCCCGCCGCCGCGACCGCTCCCCGCCGACGGGCCGGGGCGGTCGCTGAATCTGAGCGTCGCTGGCGCGCCGCCCTATCTCACGCTGGCGGGTCTCGACCACGAGGAGGTCGCCGCGATTCCGGCCGAGGGCGAGACCCATCCCCTCGCGGCGCGGAACGAGAACGTCTTCGCGGTGCCGTACGGCGACGCCGCGGAGTCGGTCGCGGCGGCGGTGGTCGGCGACGGCGGGGCGGGCGAGACCGACCTCCGGACCGCCGCGCTGGCGCTCCGGGCCGCGAATCGGACGGTCGCGGAGACGGGGAACGAGTCGGTGGCCGACGAGACGAATCGAAGCCTCGTCCGGCGACGCGACGCGCTTCGGGGGGCGCTCGCGGCGTCGATGCGAGACCTTCGCCGTGAGGTGGTCGCCGGGATGGCCCTGTCGCGGTTCGACCTGACCGAGCGCGAGCGCCGGGCCGCGGTCCGGTCGGGACTGGCGCGGTGGAACACCACTGCCGGGCGGGCGCTCGCGGTGGCGAACGGGTCGGCGGGGCGGGCCATCGCGGCGGCGCTGGTCCGCGAGCGACCCGCGCTCGGACGGCCCGACCGACGCGACTGGGTGCGCCTCCGGGCGGAGTTGGCGGTCGAGTCGGCCCGCGGGTCGGTGGCGGAGATACCCCGCGAGACGGTGAACGAGACCGCGAGCGTGACCCGACAGGTCGCCCAGACCGCGCTCAAGCAGGCGGTGACGACCGGTCTCGCCAATGCGACTGAACTCGCCAGCGAGCGGTGGTTCGGCGAGGTCTTGGGTGCGGTCCCCGCCGGGTTGCCCGTCGCACCCGTGCCGGGCTACTGGTACGCGACGCTCAACGTCTGGTCGGTGGACGTGCGCGGGAAGTACGCCCGCTTCGCGGTCGCCGCGCCGCAGGGGCCGCCCGGCGAGTCGGCGGTCTACGTGCGGGAGGCCGGACAAGTGAGGGTGGACTGGGACGGCGACGGGGAGCGGGAACTCCTCGGGCGCACGACGCCGGTCGCCTTCGAGACCGAGACGGTCGTCGTCGTGGTCGTGCCGCCGGGTCCGCCGGGCGTCGGCGACCGGGACGGAAACCGCGACGAGACCTCGCCGGGGTGGTCGTGA
- a CDS encoding DUF7284 family protein has product MRAISTVLDVSLCLLLVSASAVTLAGTPAGEKRPERAVAPEEADRTAALLATSTASVTYRSPSSFSPPASAERSAASAAKHRNRTVHDTLAGLLASAVRAKASRNATAFLRAVTTRVGRTLRRADIRARVVARPAFASSSTPTDRPARVAAGPAPPPDADVSAAAFAVRGVTVSVRTWSR; this is encoded by the coding sequence GTGAGAGCAATCAGCACGGTGCTGGACGTGTCGCTCTGCCTGCTGTTGGTCTCGGCGAGCGCGGTGACGCTGGCCGGGACGCCAGCGGGGGAGAAAAGACCCGAACGTGCGGTCGCGCCCGAGGAGGCCGACCGGACCGCCGCCCTGCTGGCGACGAGTACCGCGAGCGTGACCTATCGCTCGCCCTCCTCGTTCTCGCCCCCGGCGTCTGCCGAGCGGTCCGCCGCGAGCGCCGCCAAGCATCGAAATCGGACGGTTCACGACACACTCGCCGGACTGTTAGCGAGTGCGGTCAGGGCGAAAGCGAGTCGAAACGCGACTGCCTTCCTCCGGGCGGTCACGACCCGAGTCGGTCGAACGCTCCGCCGAGCCGATATCCGGGCGCGAGTCGTCGCGCGCCCGGCGTTCGCATCGAGTTCCACTCCGACCGACCGCCCCGCCCGCGTCGCCGCCGGTCCTGCGCCGCCCCCGGACGCCGACGTGTCCGCGGCCGCGTTCGCGGTCCGGGGCGTCACCGTCTCGGTCAGGACGTGGTCGCGGTGA
- a CDS encoding DUF7285 family protein encodes MSRWSDSDFPHPERAQVEPLAALAAVFAVGVALSAYAGLLGDVIPTPDRNLADPAVERAARAISETGVADPQSLAAGLRAGPAGYRVNLTLRTADESWQAGPTPPPSADAARRAVSVRVAPGSVRPGRLRAEVWS; translated from the coding sequence ATGTCACGCTGGTCGGATAGCGACTTCCCCCACCCGGAGCGCGCGCAGGTCGAACCCCTCGCGGCGCTCGCGGCCGTCTTCGCGGTCGGCGTCGCGCTGTCGGCGTACGCCGGTCTCCTCGGGGACGTGATTCCGACGCCCGACCGGAACCTCGCGGACCCAGCCGTCGAGCGAGCGGCGCGCGCGATTTCCGAGACCGGCGTCGCGGACCCCCAGTCGCTCGCCGCGGGACTGCGCGCCGGTCCGGCGGGATACCGAGTCAATCTGACCCTCCGGACGGCCGACGAGTCGTGGCAGGCCGGGCCGACCCCGCCGCCGAGCGCCGACGCGGCCCGCCGCGCCGTGAGCGTCCGCGTCGCGCCGGGGAGCGTCCGGCCCGGCCGCCTCCGCGCGGAGGTGTGGTCGTGA
- a CDS encoding DUF7283 family protein, translated as MFDAPVETWYLWVGLALASTTAVGLAATLPRAPPPDAPSAAATVDSVAASAHETTGVHPLAAEETRVGPYRLWLRDDGATGHATFAYGPVTPVRRDTALWDVLQGTPPENAFSAPAEFRRAGAAARDRTPTWRSREQLTVRRVSWEGVDVTLVG; from the coding sequence ATGTTCGACGCACCAGTCGAGACGTGGTATCTCTGGGTCGGCCTCGCGCTGGCCAGCACCACCGCGGTCGGTCTCGCGGCGACGCTCCCGCGGGCACCGCCGCCGGACGCCCCGAGCGCCGCCGCCACCGTCGATTCCGTCGCGGCGAGCGCCCACGAGACGACCGGGGTCCACCCGCTCGCGGCCGAGGAGACCCGCGTCGGTCCCTACCGCCTCTGGCTCCGGGACGACGGCGCGACTGGCCACGCGACGTTCGCCTACGGGCCGGTGACGCCGGTCCGGCGCGACACCGCGCTCTGGGACGTGTTGCAGGGGACGCCGCCCGAGAACGCGTTCTCCGCTCCCGCCGAGTTCCGGCGCGCCGGGGCTGCCGCGCGCGACCGGACGCCGACGTGGCGCTCGCGCGAGCAGTTGACCGTCCGGCGGGTCTCGTGGGAGGGCGTCGATGTCACGCTGGTCGGATAG
- a CDS encoding N-methyl-L-tryptophan oxidase codes for MSTSDSDRYDAIVVGVGGMGSAAAYHLADRGRDVLGLERYDVPHTRGSSHGYTRIIRLAYYEHPSYVPLLRSAYDEWAALGDERGEEIVHETGSVAVGPPDSEIFEGARRACREHDLDHDVLSGAELNDRFPGYDVPEEFRAVFQPQGGFVVPEECIVAHVEGAQARGAEIRARTAVRDWRALDDGGVEVEAASALDGAGETTDDATATGDTTTGDTTTYEADSLVFAAGAWTGKLLPELAPVLEPERQVLGWFQPDDPDRFAPESFPVFSMRCDEGYFYGFPIHGVPGVKVGKYNHRRETVDPDEMHREPTARDEELLREYVEGYFADAAGPTMRLSTCLFTNTPDERFVVDTHPDHPQVAVAAGFSGHGFKFSSVMGSVLADLATDGETDHPIDQFAIDRFDQLTLG; via the coding sequence ATGTCCACCAGCGATTCGGACCGGTACGACGCCATCGTCGTCGGCGTCGGCGGGATGGGAAGCGCCGCGGCGTACCACCTCGCCGACCGCGGGCGGGACGTTCTGGGTTTAGAACGCTACGACGTACCCCACACGCGGGGCTCCTCGCACGGCTACACCCGAATCATCCGACTGGCGTACTATGAGCATCCCTCCTACGTCCCCCTGCTCCGCTCGGCCTACGACGAGTGGGCCGCCCTCGGCGACGAGCGCGGCGAGGAGATCGTCCACGAGACCGGTTCGGTCGCGGTCGGGCCGCCGGACAGCGAGATTTTCGAGGGCGCGCGCCGGGCCTGCCGGGAACACGACCTCGACCACGACGTGCTGTCGGGAGCCGAACTGAACGACCGCTTTCCCGGCTACGACGTGCCCGAGGAGTTCCGCGCGGTGTTCCAACCGCAGGGCGGGTTCGTCGTCCCCGAGGAGTGCATCGTCGCGCACGTCGAGGGCGCGCAGGCCCGCGGAGCCGAAATCCGCGCTCGGACGGCGGTCCGCGACTGGCGCGCGCTCGACGACGGCGGCGTCGAAGTCGAAGCGGCGTCGGCGCTCGACGGCGCGGGCGAGACGACCGACGACGCGACCGCGACCGGCGACACCACAACCGGCGACACCACGACCTACGAAGCCGACTCGCTCGTCTTCGCGGCGGGCGCGTGGACCGGCAAACTCCTGCCCGAACTCGCGCCCGTGCTGGAACCCGAGCGGCAGGTCTTGGGCTGGTTCCAACCCGACGACCCCGACCGATTCGCGCCGGAGTCGTTCCCCGTCTTCTCGATGCGGTGTGACGAGGGGTACTTCTACGGCTTCCCGATTCACGGCGTGCCGGGCGTCAAGGTCGGGAAGTACAACCACCGGCGCGAGACGGTGGACCCCGACGAGATGCACCGCGAACCGACCGCGAGAGACGAGGAGCTTCTGCGCGAGTACGTCGAGGGCTACTTCGCGGACGCCGCGGGACCGACCATGCGCCTCTCGACGTGCCTGTTCACGAACACGCCGGACGAGCGATTCGTCGTGGACACCCACCCCGACCATCCGCAGGTCGCGGTCGCCGCGGGATTCTCGGGCCACGGGTTCAAGTTTTCGAGCGTGATGGGGTCCGTTCTCGCGGATTTGGCAACCGACGGCGAGACCGACCACCCCATCGACCAGTTCGCCATCGACCGCTTCGACCAGTTGACTCTCGGGTAA